TCGTACTCCACCGGCACGTAGATGTTAGGGTCTGTCAGAAGAAGGTCTTAGTTACTGACTGGCAGGTAGTTTCTGATGGCAGGCGCTCCTCAGAGTAGCGACCAAGACTACAGCATAATGGTCGTTCTTCCCACAGTAAGGGATTCGTTCTAATGGAACCAAGATAACTTGTTACCAACTatatggtaataagtaatactaTGAAATGTAGGATAGTATGCCTAATGAAACAAAATTAAGTGTTGATACTGGTAAGGAAGTAAGCCTAACTTACCCAAAATGCATTATTAAGGAGGCCTACTTTTTTACAACCATGttaaggatgggggggggggattaatAGAATGACCCTTAATGGGAGAAGGGGTGAAGAGTGTCTTGATACCTGTGAAGTTCTCCTGACCCAAGGAATTATAGTTACTGTACTTCCTATTCCCGTAGCTGTGCGAACCTTCCGGGGTTATCAGCCCATTGAAcctaataacagtaataacatttGTAGTAGTTTACCAGACTGGATGAAGTCAGGTTGTGCTGgtgcggtgacggtggtggtgctggctcctCTCACGTTATATAGTGAAGACGGTGCACGGTACGCCGTGGTAGAGGTGCGGTACACCGGAGCTTCCTCTACTCTGCCTCTACTTGACCCACTCAATCTCTGGCGTCCAGAATTTATCCCTGGAGATGTCCGTCTGCCATAGTCCctgctggttgtggtagtgggtggtgtgggcgtgcgGCGGGCGCCCGTGAGAGCTGCTGTTGTCTGAAATGGTTTCTTGAAGCCGCTCAAGCGGGACGACTCGAAACTGGGTCTTCGTGATACAAGTCTGACAGTGGTAGGTCTGGTGGTGGAGGAGCGGATAGGGGTGCTGGGCGTGGCGTAGTCCTGGGAGGGCGCGCGACTGGGCGTGTAATTGATGCGGGCTCTGGAAGTGGCAGGGAAGCGTGAGGGAACAGTAGAGGGGGCGGGCGTGGGGATGGACGTGTAGGCTGGTCGTAGCTTGATGGgcttgggtgatggggagggaggtggtggctgTGGGCGGGTGAAGGAACGAGTGGGTGATACACTGGTCGCGGTGCGTCCAGGACCTTCACTCTCAAAGATCTGACCTCCTTGACGTGTAGGACCCTGTGTTTCTATGGCCGGGGGGTGTATGGGAGGGCCAAGGGCGCGTGTGGGCGAGCCAGGGGTGCGTGTAGGAGAGTCAGGGGCACGTGTGGGCGAGCCAGGGGTGCGTGTAGGAGAGTCAGGGGCGCGTGTGGGCGAGCCAGGGGTGCGTGTGGGCGAGCCAGGGGTGCGTGTAGGCGAACCAGAGGCTTGTACGGGCGAGTCAGGGGCGTGTATGGGCGTCTTGAAGCCATGAATGGGCGTGATGGGGGCGGGTGTGGAAATGTCGTCGACGAGAAAGAGGGCAGTGGACGTCTTCTTCTTGCTGAAGAAGCGAGAGGCGTGAGGCGTCAGACTCTGCAGCTCCTGTAGAGAATATactgtttatattatatatatatatatatatatatatatatatatatatatatatatatatatatatatacatacatatatggagggagggggtaaaggaggttttgtgtgcgaggggcttggacttccagcaggcatgcatgagcgtgtttgataggagtgaatggagacaaatggtttttaatacttgacgtgctgttggagtgtgagcaaagtaacatttataactttggtcacacttcacagacacgcacatgcatatatatatatatacatacatctaggtttttctcctttttctaaatagctcttgttcttttttatttcttctattgtccatggggaagtggaaaagaatctttcctccgtaagccatgcgtgtcgtatgaggcgactaaaatgccgggagcaatgggctagtaaccccttctcctgtatacaattactaaaaaagagaagaagaaaaactttataaaactgggttgcttaaatgtgcgtggatgtagtgcggatgacaagaaacagatgattgctgatgttatgaatgaaaagaagttggatgtcctggccctaagcgaaacaaagctgaagggggtaggagagtttcagtggggggaaataaatgggattaaatctggagtatctgagagagttagagcaaaggaaggggtagcagtaatgttaaatgatcagttatggaaggagaaaagagaatatgaatgtgtaaattcaagaattatgtggattaaagtaaaggttggatgcgagaagtgggtcataataagcgtgtatgcacctggagaagagaggaatgcagaggagagagagagattttgggagatgttaagtgaatgtataggagcctttgaaccaagtgagagagtaattgtggtaggggacttgaatgctaaagtaggagaaacttttagagagggtgtggtaggtaagtttggggtgccaggtgtaaatgataatgggagccctttgattgaactttgtatagaaaggggtttagttataggtaatacatattttaagaaaaagaggataaataagtatacacgatatgatgtagggcgaaatgacagtagtttgttggattatgtattggtagataaaagactgttgagtagacttcaggatgtacatgtttatagaggggccacagatatatcagatcactttctagttgtagctacactgagagtaaaaggtagatgggatacaaggagaatagaagcatcagggaagagagaggtgaaggtttataaactaaaagaggaggcagttagggtaagatataaacagctattggaggatagatgggctaatgagagcataggcaatggggtcgaagaggtatggggtaggtttaaaaatgtagtgttagagtgttcagcagaagtttgtggttacaggaaagtgggtgcaggagggaagaggagcgattggtggaatgatgatgtaaagagagtagtaagggagaaaaagttagcatatgagaagtttttacaaagtagaagtgatgcaaggagggaagagtatatggagaaaaagagagaagttaagagagtggtgaagcaatgtaaaaagagagcaaatgagagagtgggtgagatgttatcaacaaattttgttgaaaataagaaaaagttttggagtgagattaacaagttaagaaagcctagagaacaaatggatttgtcagttaaaaataggagaggagagttattaaatggagagttagaggtattgggaagatggaaggaatattttgaggaattgttaaatgttgatgaagatagggaagctgtgatttcgtgtatagggcaaggaggaataacatcttgtaggagtgaggaagagccagttgtgagtgtgggggaagttcgtgaggcagtaggtaaaatgaaagggggtaaggcagccgggattgatgggataaagatagaaatgttaaaagcaggtggggatatagttttggagtggttggtgcaattatttaataaatgtatggaagagggtaaggtacctagggattggcagagagcatgcatagctcctttgtataaaggcaaaggggataaaagagagtgcaaaaattatagggggataagtctgttgagtgtacctggtaaagtgtatggtagagttataattgaaagaattaagagtaagacggagaataggatagcagatgaacaaggaggctttaggaaaggtagggggtgtgtggaccaggtgtttacagtgaaacatataagtgaacagtatttagataaggctaaagaggtctttgtggcatttatggatttggaaaaggcgtatgacagggtggataggggggcaatgtggc
The window above is part of the Cherax quadricarinatus isolate ZL_2023a chromosome 60, ASM3850222v1, whole genome shotgun sequence genome. Proteins encoded here:
- the LOC128694456 gene encoding uncharacterized protein isoform X2, with the translated sequence MVPRLPCLLLLGLTVAASGLIIGDEGPPGTLTKKSPIYFPVLLDDFQEFPVRLGVGKDLDSGIREQLPATTSKPTTTTIRLPLNPDGVSSHVALEVVTHAPGPSYLTDSYYYLDDHTPLPGSTEKHSSEEQDHDLPELDREGEDQELQSLTPHASRFFSKKKTSTALFLVDDISTPAPITPIHGFKTPIHAPDSPVQASGSPTRTPGSPTRTPGSPTRAPDSPTRTPGSPTRAPDSPTRTPGSPTRALGPPIHPPAIETQGPTRQGGQIFESEGPGRTATSVSPTRSFTRPQPPPPSPSPKPIKLRPAYTSIPTPAPSTVPSRFPATSRARINYTPSRAPSQDYATPSTPIRSSTTRPTTVRLVSRRPSFESSRLSGFKKPFQTTAALTGARRTPTPPTTTTSRDYGRRTSPGINSGRQRLSGSSRGRVEEAPVYRTSTTAYRAPSSLYNVRGASTTTVTAPAQPDFIQSDPNIYVPVEYDEEAIPGEAGLDYPVYDTVPDTGFSCVDQEHPGLYADVDAKCQTFHICQDDGRQDSFLCPNGTVFNQQYFVCDWWYNFACDQATRFYSLNALLYVLPDTGKYARK
- the LOC128694456 gene encoding uncharacterized protein isoform X1; protein product: MVPRLPCLLLLAGLTVAASGLIIGDEGPPGTLTKKSPIYFPVLLDDFQEFPVRLGVGKDLDSGIREQLPATTSKPTTTTIRLPLNPDGVSSHVALEVVTHAPGPSYLTDSYYYLDDHTPLPGSTEKHSSEEQDHDLPELDREGEDQELQSLTPHASRFFSKKKTSTALFLVDDISTPAPITPIHGFKTPIHAPDSPVQASGSPTRTPGSPTRTPGSPTRAPDSPTRTPGSPTRAPDSPTRTPGSPTRALGPPIHPPAIETQGPTRQGGQIFESEGPGRTATSVSPTRSFTRPQPPPPSPSPKPIKLRPAYTSIPTPAPSTVPSRFPATSRARINYTPSRAPSQDYATPSTPIRSSTTRPTTVRLVSRRPSFESSRLSGFKKPFQTTAALTGARRTPTPPTTTTSRDYGRRTSPGINSGRQRLSGSSRGRVEEAPVYRTSTTAYRAPSSLYNVRGASTTTVTAPAQPDFIQSDPNIYVPVEYDEEAIPGEAGLDYPVYDTVPDTGFSCVDQEHPGLYADVDAKCQTFHICQDDGRQDSFLCPNGTVFNQQYFVCDWWYNFACDQATRFYSLNALLYVLPDTGKYARK